A DNA window from Actinokineospora baliensis contains the following coding sequences:
- a CDS encoding aldo/keto reductase — translation MTRIGSTELDVFPLNLGANVFGWTADSAASFAVLDAYAAAGGNFVDTADMYSQWAPGNSGGESETIIGQWLAARGKRDEFVVATKLSALEGFKGLSAANVKAAAEGSLKRLGTDRIDLYYAHYDDENTPIEETLTAFDALVREGKVRYIAASNLSAKRIEESLAISDREGLARYVAIQPHYSLVERAGYENEYAALAAKENLGVLPYWSLARGFLTGKYRDDSAAVDSPRAGAASAYLDDRGRRVLAALDEVAATHATTVAAVALAWLTAQPNVVAPIASARTPEQLADLLPSVDLKLSDDEVTELTNAAA, via the coding sequence ATGACGCGAATCGGCTCGACGGAACTAGACGTCTTCCCGCTCAACCTCGGCGCGAACGTGTTCGGCTGGACAGCGGACTCGGCGGCGTCATTCGCCGTATTGGACGCCTACGCCGCGGCGGGCGGGAACTTCGTCGACACGGCGGACATGTACTCGCAGTGGGCGCCGGGCAACTCCGGCGGCGAGTCGGAGACGATCATCGGCCAGTGGCTGGCCGCGCGGGGCAAGCGCGACGAGTTCGTCGTGGCGACGAAGTTGTCCGCGCTGGAGGGCTTCAAGGGGCTTTCCGCGGCGAACGTCAAGGCCGCCGCGGAAGGCTCCCTCAAGCGCCTGGGGACCGACCGGATCGACCTGTACTACGCGCACTACGACGACGAGAACACGCCTATCGAGGAGACCCTCACCGCCTTCGACGCGCTCGTGCGCGAGGGCAAGGTCCGCTACATCGCCGCGTCGAACCTGTCCGCGAAGCGGATCGAGGAGTCGTTGGCGATCTCCGACCGCGAGGGGCTGGCCCGGTACGTGGCGATTCAGCCGCACTACAGCCTCGTCGAGCGCGCGGGCTACGAGAACGAGTACGCCGCTTTGGCCGCCAAGGAGAACTTGGGCGTGCTGCCGTACTGGTCGCTCGCAAGGGGTTTCCTCACGGGGAAGTACCGCGACGACAGTGCTGCCGTGGACAGTCCGCGCGCTGGCGCCGCTTCGGCTTACCTCGACGACCGAGGCAGGCGTGTCTTGGCCGCCTTGGACGAGGTCGCGGCGACGCACGCGACCACGGTGGCGGCTGTGGCCCTGGCATGGCTGACCGCGCAGCCCAACGTTGTTGCGCCTATTGCGAGCGCGCGCACGCCTGAGCAGTTGGCGGATCTACTGCCCTCTGTGGACCTCAAGCTCAGCGACGACGAGGTGACGGAGCTGACGAACGCGGCGGCCTAG
- a CDS encoding short-chain dehydrogenase/reductase, with protein MGVTNLLARDHDVAGKVILITGAARGFGAGLARRFAARGAKVALVGLEPQELAAVAAECGPNAAVFEADVTDWDALRAAAEGTVERFGGIDVVIANAGIAAAGFVRSIDPAAFERTIEVDLLGVWRTVRVTLPHVIERKGYVLVVSSMAAIAHAPAMAAYAAAKAGVEAFTNSLRAEVRHLGVKVGVAHPTWIATDLVNGADAHPVFGPLRSAMPGPIGKTYPVAVALDALEAGVLRRDRTVHVPGWVGLLKLVRAFLPPIIEIGGRLRGNMVAKADRAALADIAERGAEVSSRPVGAGGAAAVRAR; from the coding sequence ATGGGCGTGACGAACCTGCTGGCCCGCGACCACGACGTCGCCGGGAAGGTCATCCTGATCACCGGCGCCGCCCGCGGTTTCGGTGCGGGCCTTGCCCGCCGGTTCGCCGCCCGCGGCGCCAAAGTCGCCCTGGTCGGGCTGGAGCCGCAGGAGCTGGCCGCGGTCGCCGCGGAGTGCGGGCCCAACGCGGCGGTCTTCGAAGCCGACGTGACCGACTGGGACGCCCTGCGCGCCGCCGCCGAGGGCACCGTCGAGCGCTTCGGCGGGATCGACGTCGTGATCGCCAACGCGGGCATCGCGGCGGCCGGGTTCGTCCGCTCGATCGACCCGGCGGCCTTCGAGCGCACGATCGAGGTCGACCTGCTGGGGGTCTGGCGGACCGTCCGGGTCACCCTGCCGCACGTCATCGAGCGCAAGGGCTACGTGCTGGTCGTGTCGTCCATGGCCGCGATCGCGCACGCCCCGGCGATGGCCGCCTACGCCGCCGCCAAGGCCGGGGTGGAGGCGTTCACCAACAGCCTGCGCGCCGAGGTCAGGCACCTGGGCGTCAAGGTCGGTGTCGCGCACCCGACCTGGATCGCGACCGACCTGGTCAACGGTGCCGACGCGCACCCGGTCTTCGGGCCGCTGCGGTCGGCGATGCCCGGCCCGATCGGCAAGACCTACCCGGTGGCGGTGGCGCTCGACGCGCTGGAGGCCGGGGTGCTGCGCCGCGACCGGACCGTGCACGTGCCGGGCTGGGTCGGGCTGCTCAAGCTCGTGCGCGCGTTCCTGCCGCCGATCATCGAGATCGGCGGGCGGCTGCGCGGCAACATGGTCGCCAAGGCCGACCGGGCCGCGCTGGCCGACATCGCCGAACGCGGGGCCGAGGTGTCCTCGCGGCCGGTCGGTGCTGGCGGAGCGGCGGCCGTGCGGGCAAGGTAG
- a CDS encoding pyridoxamine 5'-phosphate oxidase family protein: protein MSRREQIKMTPTEVREFLGEQRTAVVASIGRDNRPHMVPLWYVPEGDGLVSWTYESSQKVVNLRRLPQATVLVEAGESYEELRGVLSECDVEVVTDVEEIVRIGSAITERYTGSADVAVAATQFVRAQAAKRVGLRFTPTHTTSWDHRKLGGTY, encoded by the coding sequence GTGTCCAGGCGCGAGCAGATCAAGATGACCCCGACCGAGGTGCGCGAGTTCCTCGGCGAGCAGCGGACCGCGGTCGTGGCGTCGATCGGGCGCGACAACCGGCCGCACATGGTGCCGCTGTGGTACGTCCCCGAGGGCGACGGGCTCGTCTCGTGGACCTACGAGAGCTCGCAGAAGGTCGTCAACCTGCGCCGACTGCCGCAGGCGACGGTGCTCGTCGAGGCCGGTGAGTCCTATGAGGAGCTGCGCGGCGTGCTCAGCGAGTGCGACGTCGAGGTCGTGACCGATGTCGAGGAGATCGTCCGGATCGGCAGCGCGATCACCGAGCGGTACACCGGCAGCGCCGACGTCGCGGTGGCGGCCACCCAGTTCGTCCGGGCCCAAGCGGCCAAGCGGGTGGGCCTGCGGTTCACGCCCACCCACACGACCTCGTGGGACCACCGGAAGCTGGGCGGCACCTACTAG
- a CDS encoding YciI family protein — protein MTWFTVDTRYVDDLDRLTAARPAHREYLRPMVESGQVLAAGPWADGSGGFVILRAADRAELDDLLAVDPYTLQDVAASRVIREWNVVMGTPAALD, from the coding sequence ATGACCTGGTTCACCGTGGACACCCGCTACGTCGACGACCTCGACCGGCTCACCGCCGCCCGCCCGGCCCACCGCGAGTACCTGCGGCCCATGGTCGAGTCGGGTCAGGTCCTCGCCGCGGGCCCGTGGGCCGACGGCAGCGGCGGGTTCGTCATCCTGCGCGCCGCCGACCGCGCCGAGCTCGACGACCTGCTCGCCGTCGACCCGTACACGCTGCAGGACGTCGCCGCCTCGCGCGTCATCCGCGAGTGGAACGTCGTGATGGGAACCCCGGCAGCGCTCGACTAG
- a CDS encoding SigE family RNA polymerase sigma factor, whose amino-acid sequence MAGEDIQAGAPRAAGQGNAEQTVEQTLTRLRAIDTKSAPPPKPDAPLTLEDLYRTHRMRLIRLALLLVDEPATAEDVVQEAFTGLHRNWGGLRDSAAAVGYLRTAVVNGSRSVLRRRKTAREYTPPHAVNARSAESLAMLTAEHQSVVRALSQLPPRQREVLVLRYYGNLTEAEIAEAAGISKGTVKSTASRALEALQKIMNTP is encoded by the coding sequence GTGGCAGGGGAAGACATCCAGGCAGGAGCCCCGCGGGCGGCGGGGCAGGGCAACGCCGAGCAGACGGTCGAACAGACCCTGACTCGGCTGCGGGCGATCGACACCAAGAGCGCGCCGCCGCCGAAGCCGGACGCGCCGCTCACCCTCGAGGACCTCTACCGGACGCACCGGATGCGGTTGATCCGGCTGGCGTTGTTGCTGGTGGACGAGCCCGCGACGGCCGAGGACGTGGTGCAGGAGGCCTTCACCGGCCTGCACCGCAACTGGGGCGGTCTGCGTGATTCGGCCGCCGCGGTGGGGTACCTGCGGACGGCGGTGGTCAACGGTTCGCGCAGCGTGCTCCGGCGGCGCAAGACCGCGCGGGAGTACACCCCGCCGCACGCGGTCAACGCGCGGTCGGCCGAGAGCCTTGCCATGCTGACCGCGGAGCACCAGAGCGTGGTCCGGGCTCTTTCGCAGTTGCCGCCGCGCCAGCGCGAGGTGCTGGTGCTGCGCTACTACGGCAACCTCACCGAAGCCGAGATCGCGGAGGCGGCCGGTATCTCCAAGGGCACGGTCAAATCGACCGCCAGCCGGGCGTTGGAGGCGCTGCAGAAGATCATGAACACGCCGTAG
- the nagA gene encoding N-acetylglucosamine-6-phosphate deacetylase, which translates to MAGRLIAGGRLVTAEGVVDDGWLLVEDGYISALGSGERPRADETVDAGGAWVVPGFVDIHCHGGGGEPFMSTDPARARVAVDTHAKHGTTTLLASLVSRPVDELVNQISALRELVEDGLLAGVHLEGPFLSAARCGAHDPNILRPPATDAVERLLRAGGGAVRMVTLAPELENSVNAVRQLVDGGSIAAIGHTDATEAQVMPAVDAGATVATHLFNGMRPLHHREPGPIGALLDDERVTVELICDLVHLSPTIVRLAAKHAGLGRTVLVTDAIAAAGVGDGSYDIGGLEVVVKDGVPTLAGGTSLAGSTLTMDVAFRNLVQGCGLSVPEAVAATSTRPAALLGLADTTGKLAKGLHADVVLLNQGLQVGSVMRRGSWVG; encoded by the coding sequence ATGGCAGGACGGCTCATCGCAGGAGGCAGACTCGTCACCGCGGAAGGCGTGGTGGACGACGGCTGGCTGCTGGTCGAAGACGGCTACATCTCGGCCCTCGGCAGCGGTGAGCGTCCGCGCGCCGACGAGACGGTCGACGCCGGTGGCGCCTGGGTGGTCCCCGGGTTCGTCGACATCCACTGCCACGGCGGCGGCGGCGAGCCGTTCATGAGCACCGACCCGGCCAGGGCCAGGGTCGCGGTCGACACGCACGCCAAGCACGGCACGACCACGCTGCTGGCCAGCCTGGTCTCCCGCCCGGTAGACGAGCTGGTCAACCAGATCTCGGCGCTGCGCGAGCTGGTGGAGGACGGACTGCTCGCGGGTGTGCACCTGGAGGGCCCATTCCTCTCCGCCGCCCGCTGCGGCGCGCACGACCCGAACATCCTGCGCCCCCCGGCCACCGACGCGGTCGAGCGGCTGCTGCGCGCGGGCGGCGGCGCGGTCCGGATGGTGACGCTGGCCCCCGAGCTGGAGAACTCGGTCAACGCCGTGCGCCAGCTGGTCGACGGCGGCTCGATCGCCGCGATCGGGCACACCGACGCCACCGAGGCCCAGGTCATGCCCGCGGTGGACGCCGGGGCGACCGTGGCCACCCACCTGTTCAACGGCATGCGCCCGCTGCACCACCGCGAACCCGGCCCGATCGGGGCACTGCTCGACGACGAGCGGGTGACCGTGGAGCTGATCTGCGACCTGGTGCACCTGAGCCCGACCATCGTCCGGCTGGCCGCCAAGCACGCGGGCCTCGGCAGGACCGTGCTGGTCACCGACGCCATCGCCGCGGCGGGGGTCGGCGACGGGTCCTACGACATCGGCGGCCTGGAGGTCGTGGTCAAGGACGGCGTGCCGACCCTGGCAGGCGGCACGTCACTGGCGGGCAGCACGCTCACGATGGACGTCGCGTTCCGCAACCTCGTGCAGGGCTGCGGGCTGTCGGTCCCCGAGGCCGTCGCCGCAACCTCGACCCGCCCCGCCGCGCTGCTGGGCCTGGCCGACACGACCGGCAAGCTCGCCAAGGGCCTGCACGCGGACGTGGTGCTGCTCAACCAGGGTCTGCAGGTCGGCTCGGTCATGCGCCGGGGCTCCTGGGTGGGTTAA
- a CDS encoding DedA family protein, with protein MRADLPVNQALLPDWLDPEVILSSLGPYLLPVLCLIIFAECGLLLGFFLPGDSLLFTAGLFVAKGYISTPLWVICVLLTVCAFIGNVVGYFIGYKAGPALFNKPNSKLFKQEHVAKTHGFFEKYGPRAIVLARFVPIVRTFITAVAGVGRMDRQKFFTYSAIGGVLWATGVTVLGYFLGQIDFIHKNLEAMILLIVLISVLPIIFEVLKARREKKKAAGL; from the coding sequence GTGCGCGCCGACCTTCCCGTGAACCAGGCCCTGCTCCCAGACTGGCTGGACCCCGAGGTCATCCTCAGCAGCCTGGGGCCGTACCTGCTGCCGGTGCTCTGCCTGATCATCTTCGCGGAGTGCGGCCTGCTGCTCGGCTTCTTCCTGCCGGGCGACTCGCTGCTGTTCACGGCGGGCCTGTTCGTGGCCAAGGGCTACATCTCCACGCCGCTGTGGGTCATCTGCGTCCTGCTCACGGTCTGCGCGTTCATCGGCAACGTGGTCGGCTACTTCATCGGCTACAAGGCCGGTCCCGCGCTGTTCAACAAGCCGAACTCCAAGCTGTTCAAGCAGGAGCACGTCGCCAAGACGCACGGCTTCTTCGAGAAGTACGGTCCCCGCGCGATCGTGCTCGCCCGGTTCGTGCCGATCGTGCGCACCTTCATCACCGCCGTCGCCGGTGTCGGCCGGATGGACCGCCAGAAGTTCTTCACCTACTCGGCCATCGGCGGCGTGCTGTGGGCGACCGGGGTGACCGTGCTGGGCTACTTCCTCGGCCAGATCGACTTCATCCACAAGAACCTCGAGGCGATGATCCTGCTCATCGTGCTCATCTCGGTGCTGCCGATCATCTTCGAGGTCCTCAAGGCCCGCCGCGAGAAGAAGAAGGCAGCGGGCCTCTAG
- a CDS encoding FAD-binding oxidoreductase, with protein sequence MTSAELLARLKTSLDPDGVITDPEVLPSYERDMMPLAPYGTPLAVVLPRTTEQVQAVVRACAQHGVPIVPRGAGSGLSGAANAIDGCVVLVTTRMNAILEIDPDNRLAVVEPGVINLDLRGAVEKHGLFYPPDPSSYDWCTIGGNVATNAGGLCCVKYGVTTDSVIGLRVVLADGEVLDTGRRTVKGVAGYDLTKLFIGSEGTLGVITRATLALRPLPQAPGTLAAAFDSTAAAGAAVSRVVREGIVPSLMEIMDATAIAAVEAHLKTEVGAGSGSAALLICQSDAGGDAARRELAAVERICQDAGATLAHTTFDLAEGALLLTARRAVLTALETYGAWLTDDVCVPRTKITDLIAGCERISAEVGLRVAVVGHAGDGNMHPTIVYDPTSADEFARAQRAFDDILDLGLRLGGTITGEHGVGKIKREWLAREIGPVGLRVHRAVKAALDPGDLFNPGSMFAPGDDKIIDAPEQD encoded by the coding sequence GTGACATCCGCAGAGTTGCTGGCCCGGCTCAAGACCTCGCTCGACCCGGACGGGGTGATCACCGATCCCGAGGTCCTGCCCAGCTACGAGCGGGACATGATGCCGCTTGCCCCTTACGGCACCCCGCTGGCCGTCGTGCTGCCGAGGACGACTGAGCAGGTCCAGGCCGTGGTGCGGGCGTGCGCCCAGCACGGGGTGCCGATCGTGCCGCGCGGCGCGGGCAGCGGCCTGTCCGGCGCGGCCAACGCGATCGACGGCTGCGTCGTGCTGGTGACGACCAGGATGAACGCGATCCTGGAGATCGACCCGGACAACCGGCTCGCCGTCGTCGAACCCGGGGTCATCAACCTCGACCTGCGCGGTGCGGTGGAGAAGCACGGCCTGTTCTACCCACCGGACCCCTCCAGCTACGACTGGTGCACCATCGGCGGCAACGTCGCCACCAACGCGGGCGGCCTGTGCTGCGTGAAGTACGGCGTGACCACGGACTCGGTGATCGGCCTGCGGGTGGTGCTCGCCGACGGCGAGGTGCTCGACACCGGTCGCCGCACGGTCAAGGGCGTCGCGGGCTACGACCTGACCAAGCTGTTCATCGGCAGCGAGGGCACCCTCGGCGTGATCACCCGGGCGACCCTGGCGCTGCGGCCGCTGCCCCAAGCCCCCGGCACCCTCGCCGCCGCGTTCGACTCCACGGCCGCGGCGGGGGCGGCGGTCAGCCGGGTGGTGCGCGAGGGGATCGTGCCGTCGCTGATGGAGATCATGGACGCCACCGCCATCGCGGCCGTCGAGGCGCACCTGAAGACCGAGGTCGGGGCCGGGAGCGGCAGCGCGGCACTGCTGATCTGCCAATCCGACGCCGGAGGTGACGCGGCCCGCCGGGAGCTGGCGGCGGTCGAACGGATCTGCCAGGACGCGGGCGCCACCCTCGCCCACACCACCTTCGACCTCGCCGAGGGCGCGCTGCTGCTGACCGCCCGCCGCGCCGTGCTGACCGCGCTGGAGACCTACGGCGCCTGGCTGACCGACGACGTCTGCGTGCCGCGCACCAAGATCACCGACCTGATCGCGGGCTGCGAGCGGATCAGCGCCGAGGTCGGTCTGCGGGTCGCCGTCGTCGGGCACGCGGGCGACGGCAACATGCACCCGACGATCGTCTACGACCCCACCTCGGCCGACGAGTTCGCCCGCGCCCAGCGCGCCTTCGACGACATCCTCGACCTCGGCCTGCGGCTCGGCGGCACGATCACCGGCGAACACGGCGTCGGCAAGATCAAGCGCGAGTGGCTGGCCCGCGAGATCGGCCCGGTCGGGCTGCGGGTGCACCGGGCGGTCAAGGCCGCGCTCGACCCCGGCGACCTGTTCAACCCCGGCTCCATGTTCGCCCCGGGCGATGACAAGATCATCGACGCGCCCGAGCAGGACTGA